From the Gramella sp. Hel_I_59 genome, one window contains:
- the ychF gene encoding redox-regulated ATPase YchF: MKAGIVGLPNVGKSTLFNCLSNAKAQSANFPFCTIEPNVGVVNVPDQRLLKLEELVDPEKVIPATVEIVDIAGLVKGASKGEGLGNQFLGNIRETDAILHVLRCFEDDNIVHVDGSIDPIRDKETIDMELQLKDLETADKKLEKVKRAARTGNKEAQKEEAALLKVKSGLEAGKSVRAIDLTEDERKEFIAPLQFITDKPVMYVCNVDEGAAVDGNEHVERVKKAVAEENAEVLVLAVGTEADITELDDFEERQMFLQDIGLEEPGSAKLIRGAYKLLDLQTYFTAGVKEVRAWTIPVGSSAPQAAGVIHTDFEKGFIRAEVIAYDEYVSFGSEAKVKEAGKMRVEGKDYIVKDGDVMHFRFNV; the protein is encoded by the coding sequence ATGAAAGCCGGAATTGTAGGACTGCCAAACGTAGGAAAATCGACACTTTTTAATTGCCTTAGTAATGCTAAAGCACAAAGTGCAAACTTTCCGTTTTGTACGATAGAACCTAACGTGGGAGTTGTAAACGTTCCAGACCAGAGACTGCTGAAGCTTGAAGAACTTGTAGATCCTGAAAAAGTGATTCCTGCAACGGTTGAGATCGTTGATATTGCAGGATTAGTAAAAGGAGCTAGTAAAGGAGAAGGTCTTGGAAACCAGTTTCTTGGGAATATTCGCGAAACCGATGCTATTCTTCACGTGCTTAGATGTTTTGAGGACGATAATATCGTACATGTAGATGGTTCCATAGATCCTATTAGAGATAAGGAAACTATAGACATGGAGCTGCAGTTGAAAGATCTTGAAACTGCAGATAAGAAACTTGAGAAAGTTAAACGGGCAGCCAGAACAGGTAATAAAGAAGCTCAGAAAGAGGAAGCTGCTTTGCTTAAAGTGAAGTCTGGCCTTGAAGCTGGAAAATCTGTTCGAGCAATTGATCTTACTGAAGACGAACGTAAGGAATTTATCGCGCCTCTACAATTTATCACAGATAAGCCGGTAATGTATGTTTGTAATGTAGATGAAGGTGCTGCTGTTGATGGTAACGAACATGTCGAGAGAGTTAAAAAGGCCGTAGCAGAAGAAAATGCAGAAGTTCTTGTTCTTGCTGTTGGAACCGAAGCTGATATCACTGAACTTGATGATTTTGAGGAGAGACAGATGTTTCTTCAGGATATTGGGCTTGAAGAGCCTGGTTCAGCAAAACTAATTAGAGGAGCTTATAAATTGCTTGATCTTCAAACTTACTTTACAGCCGGAGTCAAAGAAGTTAGGGCATGGACCATTCCAGTTGGATCTTCAGCCCCACAGGCTGCAGGTGTAATTCATACCGACTTCGAAAAAGGATTTATTCGTGCTGAGGTTATAGCTTACGACGAATATGTGAGTTTTGGAAGTGAAGCAAAAGTGAAGGAAGCTGGTAAAATGCGTGTAGAAGGAAAAGATTATATCGTTA